A genomic stretch from Kribbella amoyensis includes:
- the sigM gene encoding RNA polymerase sigma factor SigM: MTSEIDSSPTPQGSGIPRIGPPPGAGDPAGPRGYDQMDDHELLRLHVAGNPETFGFLVKRHRDRMWAVAIRTLGEPEEAADALQEAFISAFRRADSFRGDAKVTTWMHRIVVNACLDRIRRRQVRAADPLPEDEDRAAELAGPAEEDPAEVRERRLDVLNALKQLNTDQRSALVLVDMEGYSIEEAAAILGCAPGTVKSRCARGRAKLLPLLRHWQTTRGGSAPAGKVAKKTAGTAAESVGTE; the protein is encoded by the coding sequence ATGACCTCCGAGATCGATTCGAGCCCCACCCCGCAGGGGTCGGGCATCCCGCGGATCGGGCCGCCCCCCGGAGCAGGTGATCCGGCCGGCCCGCGCGGGTACGACCAGATGGACGACCACGAGCTGCTGCGGCTGCATGTGGCCGGCAACCCGGAGACCTTCGGGTTCCTGGTCAAGCGGCACCGGGACCGGATGTGGGCGGTCGCGATCCGGACGCTCGGCGAGCCCGAGGAGGCGGCCGACGCGTTGCAGGAGGCGTTCATCTCGGCGTTCCGGCGGGCCGACTCGTTCCGCGGTGACGCCAAGGTGACCACCTGGATGCACCGGATCGTGGTGAACGCCTGTCTGGACCGGATCCGGCGGCGGCAGGTCCGCGCGGCCGATCCGCTGCCGGAGGACGAGGACCGCGCGGCCGAGCTGGCCGGCCCGGCCGAGGAGGACCCGGCCGAGGTCCGCGAACGCCGGCTCGACGTGCTGAACGCGCTCAAGCAGCTGAACACGGACCAGCGCAGCGCCCTCGTCCTGGTGGACATGGAGGGCTACTCGATCGAGGAGGCGGCCGCGATCCTGGGCTGCGCGCCCGGGACCGTGAAGAGCCGCTGCGCCCGGGGCCGGGCGAAGTTGCTGCCGTTGTTGCGGCACTGGCAGACGACGCGGGGTGGTTCCGCCCCGGCCGGCAAGGTGGCGAAGAAGACCGCAGGGACCGCCGCGGAATCAGTGGGAACCGAATGA